The following proteins are encoded in a genomic region of Shinella zoogloeoides:
- the aceA gene encoding isocitrate lyase: protein MTDFYNLVPSAPKGRFDGVERPYTAETVEKLRGSVQIRHTLAENGANRLWKLIHEEDFVNALGALSGNQAMQMVRAGLKAIYLSGWQVAADANTASAMYPDQSLYPANAAPELAKRINRTLQRADQIETAEGNGLSVDTWFAPIVADAEAGFGGPLNAFEIMKAFIEAGAAGVHFEDQLASEKKCGHLGGKVLIPTAAHIRNLDAARLAADVMGVPTLIVARTDAEAAKLLTSDIDERDQPFVDTDKGRTVEGFYNVKNGIEPCIARAISYAPHCDLIWMETGKPDLEQARRFAEAVHKAHPGKLLAYNCSPSFNWKKNLDDATIAKFQRELGAMGYKFQFITLAGFHQLNYGMFELARGYKERQMAAYSELQEAEFAAEINGYTATKHQREVGTGYFDAVSMAITGGQSSTTAMHESTEHEQFRPAAE from the coding sequence ATGACCGATTTTTACAACCTCGTCCCGAGCGCGCCGAAGGGTCGGTTCGACGGCGTCGAACGCCCCTATACGGCCGAGACGGTCGAGAAGCTGCGCGGCTCGGTCCAGATCCGCCATACGCTGGCCGAGAACGGCGCAAACCGCCTTTGGAAGCTCATCCACGAGGAAGACTTCGTCAACGCGCTCGGCGCGCTCTCGGGCAACCAGGCCATGCAGATGGTCCGCGCCGGCCTGAAGGCGATCTATCTCTCCGGCTGGCAGGTCGCCGCCGACGCCAATACCGCCTCGGCCATGTATCCCGACCAGTCGCTCTATCCGGCAAACGCCGCGCCGGAACTGGCCAAGCGCATCAACCGCACGCTCCAGCGCGCCGACCAGATCGAGACGGCGGAAGGCAACGGCCTTTCGGTCGACACCTGGTTCGCCCCCATCGTCGCCGACGCGGAGGCCGGCTTCGGCGGCCCGCTCAACGCCTTCGAGATCATGAAGGCCTTCATCGAGGCAGGCGCCGCCGGTGTCCACTTCGAGGACCAGCTCGCCTCCGAAAAGAAGTGCGGCCATCTCGGCGGCAAGGTCCTCATCCCGACCGCCGCGCATATCCGCAACCTCGATGCCGCGCGCCTTGCCGCCGACGTCATGGGCGTGCCGACGCTGATCGTCGCCCGCACGGATGCCGAAGCCGCCAAGCTCCTGACCTCAGACATCGACGAGCGCGACCAGCCCTTCGTCGACACGGACAAGGGCCGCACGGTCGAAGGCTTCTACAACGTCAAGAACGGCATCGAACCGTGCATCGCCCGCGCCATCTCCTATGCCCCGCATTGCGACCTGATCTGGATGGAGACCGGCAAGCCGGACCTCGAACAGGCCCGCAGGTTCGCCGAGGCGGTGCACAAGGCCCATCCCGGCAAGCTGCTCGCCTACAATTGCTCGCCCTCGTTCAACTGGAAGAAGAACCTCGACGACGCGACCATCGCCAAGTTCCAGCGCGAACTCGGGGCGATGGGCTACAAGTTCCAGTTCATCACGCTCGCCGGCTTCCACCAGCTCAACTACGGCATGTTCGAGCTGGCCCGCGGCTACAAGGAGCGCCAGATGGCCGCCTACTCCGAACTGCAGGAAGCGGAATTCGCCGCCGAGATCAACGGCTACACCGCGACCAAGCACCAGCGCGAAGTCGGCACCGGCTATTTCGACGCCGTCTCCATGGCCATCACCGGCGGCCAGTCCTCGACGACCGCCATGCATGAATCGACCGAGCACGAGCAGTTCCGCCCGGCCGCCGAATAA
- a CDS encoding HAMP domain-containing methyl-accepting chemotaxis protein produces MFIDKILARFKIQTKVLVFILPFVLSICAVGFTGLYASGLLQGRMEISNSVLQSLSGFKDVYAGMNRFLRETSEESRDAVHERLSAQGAVLQATMDALAPDADKSRLIDAQAQTKDIEARMDGLWALYVQENDLHGAMGNTLNALGADQVKILDEATKLQRSVRQNENAAKSMLREAERLTNASKFFADFLADFGKGATPEEQLKLVKERYPLISKTERSITTILPKSQKVVSITIRNTIDELGGFLSSSDPAAVTIPDIGRRVSRFRQVAIQLQGAAGEKMREATRLFTELDEPIIKSEAILAATRKLVSTIDDIKVGAARFLGQTSDTNRVKLLGHLAILRIDMKGLRGSASGLEFFDTVDESLSPMLERMEADSAALVKISTERAADFEAAGQSIDTIWNLLSQFAEEQKTSAGTEREKANQVSVLATVAGAAIAILAGIALVLTLKGPIGQITGAMRRLADGFLDTGISGEGRADEIGDMARALGVFKENALSKIRIEEESEQQRTAAEAERARNDAEKQSLDREIDFAVNALAAGLGRLAQGDLSRQIETPFNGRLEQLRQDFNVSLVRLQDTLGQIRTNALSIQRSGSDMLQSADALSKRTESQASSLEETAAAVEQITATVRSSAERAHEANLVVGTTKRSADSSAEVVSNAIAAMGRIEGASRQIEQIIEVIDDIAFQTNLLALNAGIEAARAGEAGKGFAVVAQEVRELAQRSASAAREIKGLIEKSTSEVSAGAHLVQETGSVLASISQQIVTVSQHVDMMATASRDQAAALQEVNGSVNQMDQMTQQNASMVDLTTAASRKLAGDADTLMMLVEQFRLEANEEVLYRAA; encoded by the coding sequence ATGTTCATTGATAAGATTCTCGCCCGCTTCAAGATCCAGACCAAGGTTCTTGTCTTCATCCTGCCATTCGTTCTCAGCATCTGCGCGGTCGGCTTCACCGGCCTTTATGCGTCCGGCCTCCTGCAGGGTCGCATGGAAATCTCCAACAGCGTTCTCCAGTCGCTGAGCGGCTTCAAGGACGTCTATGCCGGCATGAACCGCTTCCTGCGCGAGACCTCCGAGGAAAGCCGCGACGCCGTGCACGAGCGGCTGAGCGCGCAGGGCGCCGTCCTGCAGGCGACGATGGATGCGCTGGCGCCCGACGCCGACAAGTCGCGCCTTATCGATGCGCAGGCCCAGACGAAGGATATCGAGGCCCGCATGGACGGCCTCTGGGCGCTCTATGTACAGGAAAACGACCTGCACGGTGCGATGGGCAACACCCTCAATGCTCTCGGCGCCGACCAGGTGAAGATCCTCGACGAGGCCACCAAGCTCCAGCGCTCCGTGCGGCAGAACGAGAATGCCGCCAAGAGCATGCTGCGCGAGGCCGAACGCCTGACCAATGCCAGCAAGTTCTTCGCCGATTTCCTCGCCGATTTCGGCAAGGGCGCAACCCCCGAGGAGCAGCTCAAGCTCGTCAAGGAACGCTATCCGCTCATTTCCAAGACCGAGCGCTCGATCACGACGATCCTGCCGAAGAGCCAGAAGGTCGTTTCCATCACCATCCGCAACACGATCGACGAGCTCGGCGGCTTCCTGTCGTCCTCCGATCCGGCGGCCGTCACCATTCCGGACATCGGGCGGCGCGTCAGCCGCTTCCGCCAGGTCGCCATCCAGCTCCAGGGCGCGGCCGGCGAGAAGATGCGCGAGGCGACCCGCCTCTTCACCGAGCTCGACGAGCCGATCATCAAGTCCGAGGCGATCCTCGCCGCCACGCGCAAGCTCGTCTCCACCATCGACGACATCAAGGTCGGGGCTGCGCGCTTCCTCGGCCAGACGTCGGACACCAATCGCGTCAAGCTGCTCGGCCATCTCGCCATCCTGCGCATCGACATGAAGGGCCTGCGCGGCAGCGCGAGCGGCCTTGAGTTCTTCGACACGGTCGACGAGAGCCTGTCGCCGATGCTGGAGCGGATGGAGGCCGACAGCGCCGCCCTCGTGAAGATCAGCACCGAGCGCGCCGCCGATTTCGAGGCCGCCGGCCAGTCGATCGACACGATCTGGAACCTCCTCAGCCAGTTCGCCGAGGAGCAGAAGACCAGCGCCGGCACCGAGCGCGAGAAGGCCAACCAGGTCTCGGTGCTCGCGACCGTCGCGGGCGCGGCCATCGCCATCCTCGCCGGCATCGCGCTGGTGCTGACGCTGAAGGGGCCGATCGGCCAGATCACCGGCGCCATGCGCCGGCTTGCCGACGGCTTCCTCGATACCGGCATTTCCGGCGAAGGCCGCGCCGACGAGATCGGCGACATGGCCCGCGCGCTCGGCGTCTTCAAGGAGAACGCCCTGTCGAAGATCCGCATCGAGGAGGAGAGCGAGCAGCAGCGCACCGCGGCGGAAGCCGAGCGCGCCCGCAACGACGCCGAAAAGCAGTCTCTCGACCGCGAGATCGACTTCGCCGTCAATGCCCTCGCCGCCGGCCTCGGCCGTCTTGCGCAGGGCGACCTGTCGCGCCAGATCGAGACGCCCTTCAACGGCCGCCTCGAGCAGCTCCGCCAGGACTTCAACGTCTCGCTCGTCCGCCTTCAGGATACGCTCGGCCAGATCCGCACCAATGCGCTGTCGATCCAGCGCAGCGGCTCGGACATGCTGCAATCGGCCGATGCGCTCTCCAAGCGCACCGAATCGCAGGCCTCCTCGCTGGAGGAGACGGCGGCTGCCGTGGAGCAGATCACCGCCACCGTGCGCTCCTCCGCCGAGCGGGCGCATGAGGCGAACCTCGTCGTCGGCACGACGAAGCGCAGCGCCGACAGCTCCGCCGAGGTCGTCAGCAATGCGATCGCCGCCATGGGCCGCATCGAGGGCGCCTCGCGCCAGATCGAGCAGATCATCGAGGTGATCGACGACATCGCCTTCCAGACCAACCTGCTGGCGCTCAATGCCGGCATCGAGGCCGCCCGCGCTGGCGAGGCGGGCAAGGGCTTTGCGGTCGTGGCGCAGGAAGTGCGCGAGCTGGCCCAGCGTTCGGCCAGCGCCGCCCGCGAGATCAAGGGCCTCATCGAGAAGTCGACGAGCGAGGTCAGCGCCGGCGCGCATCTCGTGCAGGAAACCGGCTCCGTGCTCGCCTCGATCAGCCAGCAGATCGTCACCGTCAGCCAGCATGTGGATATGATGGCGACGGCAAGCCGCGACCAGGCGGCGGCGCTGCAGGAGGTCAACGGCTCCGTCAACCAGATGGACCAGATGACCCAGCAGAACGCCTCGATGGTCGACCTGACGACCGCCGCAAGCCGCAAGCTGGCGGGCGATGCCGACACGCTGATGATGCTGGTCGAGCAGTTCCGCCTGGAGGCGAACGAAGAGGTGCTGTACCGCGCGGCCTGA
- a CDS encoding PepSY domain-containing protein, with amino-acid sequence MTGTNTFALAFALMLGMALPALADQPGADWMPLEEVAGKLKAAGYTAIHQIEADDGRWEGEGVKNGTRMEFSADPRTGAILTEHPDN; translated from the coding sequence ATGACCGGAACGAACACATTCGCCCTCGCTTTCGCCCTGATGCTCGGGATGGCGCTGCCTGCGCTGGCGGACCAGCCCGGCGCCGACTGGATGCCGCTCGAAGAGGTTGCCGGGAAATTGAAGGCCGCCGGCTACACGGCAATCCATCAGATCGAGGCCGACGACGGGCGTTGGGAAGGAGAGGGCGTGAAGAACGGCACGCGAATGGAGTTCAGCGCGGATCCCCGCACCGGCGCGATCCTGACGGAGCACCCGGACAACTGA